In Zingiber officinale cultivar Zhangliang chromosome 1A, Zo_v1.1, whole genome shotgun sequence, a genomic segment contains:
- the LOC122036989 gene encoding alpha-galactosidase-like isoform X2, producing the protein MASLQRFFFLSSLIIMAAAATADSYVASRESATRRSVSDNGLARTPPMGWNSWNHFHCNITEEVIRETADALEYTGLAKLGYQYVNIDDCWGEYDRDSQGNLVARVSTFPSGIKSLADYVHGKRLKFGIYSDAGSKTCSNTMPGSLGFEEQDAKTFASWGIDYLKYDNCNDPGTSPKERYPKMGAALLNSGRSIVFSLCEWGVEDPATWAGSIAHSWRTTGDIFDSWDSMTSIADQNDKWASYAGPDGWNDPDMLEVGNGGMTREEYVSHFSIWALMKAPLLIGCDVRSITKDTLEILSNSEVIAVNQDSLGIQGKKVASHDSLQVWAGPLSGGRVAVVLWNRGNSQAMITANWSDLGLLSSTRANVRDLWAHSDIGIAQGRLNATVDSHACKMFVLTPQ; encoded by the exons ATGGCGTCTCTCCAACGTTTCTTCTTTCTCTCCTCGCTTATTATCATGGCAGCGGCGGCGACAGCAGACAGTTATGTAGCTTCCAGGGAGTCGGCGACGAGGCGCAGTGTGTCGGACAATGGCCTCGCCAGGACTCCTCCGATGGG GTGGAACAGTTGGAACCATTTCCACTGCAACATCACTGAGGAGGTCATCAGAGAAACTG CTGATGCCTTGGAGTATACAGGCCTTGCCAAGTTGGGTTATCAATATGTTAATATAG ATGATTGCTGGGGCGAGTACGACAGAGACTCTCAG GGAAATTTAGTCGCAAGGGTGTCAACTTTTCCCTCTGGCATAAAGTCTCTTGCAGATTACGTGCATGGGAAAAGGCTGAAGTTTGGAATCTACAGTGATGCAGG GTCAAAAACATGCAGCAACACAATGCCTGGTTCTCTTGGCTTCGAGGAACAAGATGCAAAGACCTTTGCGTCTTGG GGCATTGATTACTTGAAGTATGACAACTGTAACGATCCTGGTACCAGTCCAAAAGAAAG GTATCCAAAAATGGGAGCTGCTCTTTTGAACAGTGGAAGGAGCATTGTCTTCTCTCTGTGTGAATG GGGTGTCGAGGACCCAGCAACATGGGCTGGCAGCATAGCCCACAGTTGGAGGACAACAGGAGATATCTTTGATAGTTGGGACAG CATGACGTCGATTGCCGATCAGAACGACAAATGGGCATCTTATGCAGGACCTGATGGCTGGAATG ATCCTGACATGCTTGAAGTAGGGAATGGGGGAATGACGAGGGAAGAGTATGTATCCCATTTTAGTATATGGGCCCTGATGAAG GCTCCTTTGTTGATCGGATGCGATGTGAGATCAATAACTAAAGATACACTTGAGATATTGAGCAACTCGGAAGTCATAGCTGTTAATCAGG ATTCACTTGGAATTCAAGGGAAGAAGGTGGCTTCTCATGATAGTTTACAG GTTTGGGCAGGTCCCCTGAGCGGTGGGAGAGTGGCCGTGGTCCTGTGGAACCGAGGAAATTCACAAGCAATGATAACAGCAAATTGGTCTGATTTAGGACTTTTGAGTTCGACTCGCGCTAATGTCCGCGATCTTTGGGCG CATTCTGATATTGGAATAGCTCAAGGGCGGCTCAACGCCACTGTGGATTCTCATGCCTGCAAGATGTTTGTTCTCACACCGCAGTAG
- the LOC122036989 gene encoding alpha-galactosidase-like isoform X1: protein MASLQRFFFLSSLIIMAAAATADSYVASRESATRRSVSDNGLARTPPMGWNSWNHFHCNITEEVIRETADALEYTGLAKLGYQYVNIDDCWGEYDRDSQGNLVARVSTFPSGIKSLADYVHGKRLKFGIYSDAGYYNFSSKTCSNTMPGSLGFEEQDAKTFASWGIDYLKYDNCNDPGTSPKERYPKMGAALLNSGRSIVFSLCEWGVEDPATWAGSIAHSWRTTGDIFDSWDSMTSIADQNDKWASYAGPDGWNDPDMLEVGNGGMTREEYVSHFSIWALMKAPLLIGCDVRSITKDTLEILSNSEVIAVNQDSLGIQGKKVASHDSLQVWAGPLSGGRVAVVLWNRGNSQAMITANWSDLGLLSSTRANVRDLWAHSDIGIAQGRLNATVDSHACKMFVLTPQ, encoded by the exons ATGGCGTCTCTCCAACGTTTCTTCTTTCTCTCCTCGCTTATTATCATGGCAGCGGCGGCGACAGCAGACAGTTATGTAGCTTCCAGGGAGTCGGCGACGAGGCGCAGTGTGTCGGACAATGGCCTCGCCAGGACTCCTCCGATGGG GTGGAACAGTTGGAACCATTTCCACTGCAACATCACTGAGGAGGTCATCAGAGAAACTG CTGATGCCTTGGAGTATACAGGCCTTGCCAAGTTGGGTTATCAATATGTTAATATAG ATGATTGCTGGGGCGAGTACGACAGAGACTCTCAG GGAAATTTAGTCGCAAGGGTGTCAACTTTTCCCTCTGGCATAAAGTCTCTTGCAGATTACGTGCATGGGAAAAGGCTGAAGTTTGGAATCTACAGTGATGCAGGGTACTATAACTTCTC GTCAAAAACATGCAGCAACACAATGCCTGGTTCTCTTGGCTTCGAGGAACAAGATGCAAAGACCTTTGCGTCTTGG GGCATTGATTACTTGAAGTATGACAACTGTAACGATCCTGGTACCAGTCCAAAAGAAAG GTATCCAAAAATGGGAGCTGCTCTTTTGAACAGTGGAAGGAGCATTGTCTTCTCTCTGTGTGAATG GGGTGTCGAGGACCCAGCAACATGGGCTGGCAGCATAGCCCACAGTTGGAGGACAACAGGAGATATCTTTGATAGTTGGGACAG CATGACGTCGATTGCCGATCAGAACGACAAATGGGCATCTTATGCAGGACCTGATGGCTGGAATG ATCCTGACATGCTTGAAGTAGGGAATGGGGGAATGACGAGGGAAGAGTATGTATCCCATTTTAGTATATGGGCCCTGATGAAG GCTCCTTTGTTGATCGGATGCGATGTGAGATCAATAACTAAAGATACACTTGAGATATTGAGCAACTCGGAAGTCATAGCTGTTAATCAGG ATTCACTTGGAATTCAAGGGAAGAAGGTGGCTTCTCATGATAGTTTACAG GTTTGGGCAGGTCCCCTGAGCGGTGGGAGAGTGGCCGTGGTCCTGTGGAACCGAGGAAATTCACAAGCAATGATAACAGCAAATTGGTCTGATTTAGGACTTTTGAGTTCGACTCGCGCTAATGTCCGCGATCTTTGGGCG CATTCTGATATTGGAATAGCTCAAGGGCGGCTCAACGCCACTGTGGATTCTCATGCCTGCAAGATGTTTGTTCTCACACCGCAGTAG
- the LOC122036984 gene encoding uncharacterized protein At1g65710-like, with protein MGLCFSKKMKEEKEKDETDEQKAEMPPQKAVEATAEKHQVFVSSKCLAAVEDEGKKRGVKPVKDAGEEIEVEVKGGVPVSVVEEIKPSAVVRTSSCTNEEVDAILIQCGRLSRSSSGNASNEGGLGHRKHSGSKRSYDFDNERKGDEEDGEEKAASRPSPRRRAASRERSGSRERSGGGGRRVSRSPGRRSEALSGANICDKSQQPTKMVAVPAREKGRGASPCSSHKRGGTSPRSRSPASASWTLSNENAASNQVQFHSRSSSRKTERSPFRRNPMAEIDENSVKTGQNLSIDHKKSSERSAQITKSSQRTEATEEIQSNQVTAASTSLEVENHQLTTISATRSSRRTTSRDLDQIPSRNSYSSSAPEGIHNAAFSLPACLSKACSILEAVADLNSTGGHSTNAGNMFDEWSERRGSFVETEIVVKDDLMEPSIHRYVTVRQSRAELEPQESAGSNSFVGHPWAAASSVREPDSVDSARTWRSNDDEEVEQEAKVSSLSQQKHHSGIQGRRQRCAINCSGSGNGHPPPELNENKGGGKANRTQISGLSSTAAPTATI; from the exons ATGGGACTCTGTTTCAGCAAAAAGATGAAGGAGGAGAAAGAGAAGGACGAAACAGACGAACAGAAAGCAGAGATGCCGCCTCAGAAGGCGGTGGAAGCCACCGCGGAGAAGCATCAGGTGTTTGTGAGCAGCAAGTGTTTAGCCGCCGTCGAAGAcgaagggaagaagagaggagtaAAGCCCGTGAAGGATGCTGGCGAAGAAATCGAGGTTGAGGTTAAGGGAGGGGTTCCGGTGTCCGTGGTGGAGGAAATCAAGCCTTCTGCCGTGGTACGGACCTCGAGCTGCACCAACGAGGAGGTAGACGCCATCCTGATCCAGTGCGGCCGCCTCAGCCGCAGCTCCTCCGGGAACGCCTCTAACGAGGGAGGACTCGGGCATCGGAAGCACTCGGGGTCCAAGCGCAGCTATGACTTCGACAACGAGAGGAAGGGGGACGAGGAGGACGGCGAGGAGAAGGCGGCTTCGAGGCCTTCCCCGCGCCGGCGAGCAGCTAGCCGGGAGAGGTCCGGGAGCAGGGAGCGGAGCGGCGGCGGAGGGCGTAGGGTGAGCCGGTCCCCTGGGAGGCGCTCGGAAGCTCTGTCGGGAGCGAATATTTGCGACAAGTCCCAGCAGCCGACCAAGATGGTCGCCGTTCCGGCAAGAGAGAAAGGTAGGGGAGCCTCACCTTGCTCCTCCCACAAGAGAGGCGGAACCTCGCCTCGGTCGAGGTCTCCTGCGAGTGCATCCTGGACGCTGTCTAATGAGAACGCCGCAAGTAATCAGGTGCAGTTTCACAGCCGGAGCTCGTCGAGGAAGACAGAGCGATCGCCTTTCCGGCGGAATCCGATGGCAGAGATCGATGAAAATTCAGTCAAAACAGGCCAAAACCTGAGCATCGACCACAAG AAATCAAGTGAAAGAAGTGCTCAAATAACCAAATCCTCGCAAAGAACTGAAGCAACTGAAGAAATACAAAGCAACCAGGTTACAGCTGCGTCAACAAGCCTCGAGGTGGAAAACCACCAGCTGACGACGATTTCAGCAACCAGGTCTTCCCGGAGGACAACTTCCAGAGACCTCGACCAAATACCGAGTCGCAATTCCTACTCTTCTTCGGCTCCGGAGGGCATCCACAACGCGGCTTTCTCCCTCCCAGCATGCTTGTCCAAAGCCTGTTCCATCCTCGAAGCCGTGGCCGATCTCAACTCCACGGGAGGCCATTCCACTAACGCCGGCAACATGTTCGACGAATGGAGTGAGAGAAGAGGATCATTTGTGGAGACTGAGATAGTTGTGAAGGATGATCTCATGGAGCCGAGCATTCACAGGTACGTCACCGTGAGGCAATCCAGGGCTGAGTTGGAGCCCCAAGAATCTGCGGGGAGCAACAGCTTCGTCGGCCATCCGTGGGCCGCTGCTTCCTCCGTGCGGGAGCCGGATTCCGTGGACTCCGCACGTACATGGAGGTCAAACGACGATGAAGAGGTGGAGCAAGAAGCCAAGGTGTCCTCGTTGAGCCAGCAAAAACATCATTCAGGGATTCAGGGACGACGACAGAGGTGCGCTATCAACTGCAGCGGGAGTGGCAACGGCCATCCTCCACCGGAATTAAATGAGAACAAGGGCGGTGGCAAGGCTAACCGTACCCAAATCAGTGGACTCTCGTCTACCGCTGCTCCTACTGCAACTATTTAA